In the Bartonella apihabitans genome, CACAGGATGCCGATGCAGTTTTTGCAAAATTGATGGGTGATGAAGTGGAGCCACGCCGTGAATTCATTCAGGAAAACGCTCTGAACGTCTCTAATCTTGATGTTTGACCGGTGTGAAACAGGCCGGAAAACTTGAAACGCCGGAAATGAACAACAGTTGATGAAAGTTTCCGGCACATAAACGGCACTTTTCAAATTCGGGTTAAACCGCCTTTTTCTTATAAAACTTTTTCAAAAGCCGGCCTTTTCAGAGCCGGTTTTTTATTGTCTTCAAGGGAATAGCCAGCCCCCGAACCTCTATGTAAAATAGGCGATGGGTGTTTGAAAATTGTAAAAGCCTGAAAGCTGAAACACAAAGGCGCATAAAAATCAGTCAACTATTGGCGAAATAGAACAGCCATGGAACAATAGTTTTCGCCAAAGTTTTCTATAAGCTGTTAGCTCGCGCGCGCCTTGAAAGCTCGATCTAGAAAAGAAAATAAGCGTTCCATTTTCTGAAGCAAAAAACGGGAACGACATTGTCCCCCGCTATTGTCGTTTCCACACATGCATAAAAACCTCCCGCCGCATAAAAGTGACGGGAGGGATAAAAGCAGCATGAAAAAGAACGGAAAAGAGTTTTTTAAACCCTTACCGGTTTCGACACACGTTCCTCATTGCCAAAGAACTGCAAGTAACGGCGAATTTCACTTGGCTCGCCAATGGCTTTTTCAGGATTATCCGAAAGTTTGACAGCAGGTCTGCCATTCGCATGGGTAACCTTGCAAACAAGTGAAATTGCATCGAGTTCCTTGATGTCATCGGGAGCACAACCGGCAAAATCATTGGTCAGATTGGTTCCCCAGCCGAAGCTCATGCGAACGCGCCCCCGAAAATGCTTGTAAGTTTCTTCGATTGTATCGACATCCAATGCATCGGAAAAAACAATGAGTTTTTCACGCGGGTCTTTGCCGTGGTCTTTCCACCACTTGATAATGCGTTCACCCCCCTCGATTGGCGGTGCGCTATCCGGACGAAAGCCGGTCCAGTCTGCCACCCATTGAGGCGCATTGCGTAAGAATGCCGCCGTACCGAAAGCGTCAGGCAGTGCAACCAGAAGATTGCCGCCATAATAACGGTTCCAATCCTGCATAACCCGATAAGGCGCTGTGCGCAATTCCTCATCATTATTGGCAAGGGCTGCGACAACCATCGGCAGTTCATGGGCATTGGTGCCGATTGCTTCCAAATCATTGTTCATAGCCAGAAGCACATTGGAAGTACCGGTAAATGAACGCCCGATTCCTTCTTTCAAAGCTTCAACGCACCAGCGTTGCCATAAAAACGAATGGCGGCGGCGCGTACCGAAGTCGGATATACGAATATCAGGATATTTTTTCAGCCGCTCGACCTTGCTCCACATTTTGGCTTTTGCACGCGCATAGAGAATGTCGAGTTCAAATCGTCCAAGATTGCGCATGGCTGCACGCGAACGCAATTCATTGATGATTGAGAGTGCAGGTATTTCCCACATTGTGGTGTGGGTCCACGGCCCCTCGAAATTCAAAATATATTGCCCGTCTTTACGTGTCAGCTCGTAATCAGGCAATTGGAAACCTTGAAGCCAATGGAGAAAATCAGGTGTGAAAATCTGTTTGCGACCATAAAATGTATTACCGGCAAGCCAGATCATTTCCTTTTTGGTAAATTTCAAAGTGCGAGCATGGTCAAGCTGCGCCCGCAATTCCGATTCATCAATTTCATCGGCAAGCCGCACCGTTTTTGTCCGGTTGATCAATGAAAAAGTAACATCAACATCCGAATAAAGTCCCCAAATCATTTGCAACATCAGGAACTTATAGAAATCGGTATCAAGCAGTGATCTTATAATCGGATCAAGCTTCCAGGTGTGATTATATACACGTTCTGCGATATCAGTTTGCGCCATAGCACTTTCAATCTGTTTGTTGCCTCTACCCAATGGATAGAACGTTACCTTGATAAACGAACAAAGGAAAGTAAAGCCTTCGCGAGGAACTTCAAGGAGTTTTAAACTCCTTGAAGTTCTTTATCGATCGTCAGATTAATTTCATGATATCCTGTCTTTTTAAGACCGATGCCATTTTCAGGCTTTTCAACCTTTTTGTCATCAACTGTCAAAGCAGGATTTTTACCGCGATTAACCTTGATAACATAGGTTGCACTATCAAATTTGACGGTCGCTTCGTAACCCGGCCAATCTTTTGGCAGACATGGTTTAAGATAAAGTTTGGAACCATTGCGGTTGATGCCCAGAATAGATTCTGTAGCAGCACGGTAGAACCAGCCGGCCGAACCCGTATACCATGTCCAGCCGCCCTGACCACGCCGTGGCTCGACCGAATATATATCGGCAGAAATCACATAAGGTTCGACGCGATAGACATGAGGATTTTTCCCGTGTGAAATCGGGTTGATCATCGAAAAGAC is a window encoding:
- the pncB gene encoding nicotinate phosphoribosyltransferase yields the protein MAQTDIAERVYNHTWKLDPIIRSLLDTDFYKFLMLQMIWGLYSDVDVTFSLINRTKTVRLADEIDESELRAQLDHARTLKFTKKEMIWLAGNTFYGRKQIFTPDFLHWLQGFQLPDYELTRKDGQYILNFEGPWTHTTMWEIPALSIINELRSRAAMRNLGRFELDILYARAKAKMWSKVERLKKYPDIRISDFGTRRRHSFLWQRWCVEALKEGIGRSFTGTSNVLLAMNNDLEAIGTNAHELPMVVAALANNDEELRTAPYRVMQDWNRYYGGNLLVALPDAFGTAAFLRNAPQWVADWTGFRPDSAPPIEGGERIIKWWKDHGKDPREKLIVFSDALDVDTIEETYKHFRGRVRMSFGWGTNLTNDFAGCAPDDIKELDAISLVCKVTHANGRPAVKLSDNPEKAIGEPSEIRRYLQFFGNEERVSKPVRV